From the Paenibacillus sp. MMS20-IR301 genome, the window GGTTCCCTCCTGCACAGGGAGAACCATTATAAGCTGAACAAGGGTGACCATCTCATCCTGCCGGTTCAGTTCGGACCTTATCAGCTACAGGGCGAGCTTCAGGCTATAATATCGCATGAATAGCAGATAAGCGGCGCTACACAGCTGAATGATCAATATAGACAATGGCGGAGCAGGACCTGTAAGTAAAACCTTGTTCCGCCGTTGTTAATAACTTTTGGTTAATTTCATCTTGTCCAATCGCTTGATCGTGTCTTTCATCGCTTCTCTTCCCCGCAGAGACCACTTTAAATCCTATCATTCACTTTCCATACACCATCTACTTTTACTGCGGAATAAATAGTTGAATCTTCTCCTCCATTATCCCAAGAGTGGTGAACCTCCACTTCATATTCATCCGTATTTATTTTGCTCATTTGCTTAATTTCATAGTCTGTTAGACTTGCCCGCTCCTTACTAATTTCAGCATACTGCTGCTTCATTTCGTCGATAGATTTACTTTCAGAAGTATCTCCGGAACACCACATGTACACTCTCGCAATATATTCATCCGATGCATAAACGCTCCACTTATAGATATCA encodes:
- a CDS encoding DUF4878 domain-containing protein; this translates as MNHFNDIYKWSVYASDEYIARVYMWCSGDTSESKSIDEMKQQYAEISKERASLTDYEIKQMSKINTDEYEVEVHHSWDNGGEDSTIYSAVKVDGVWKVNDRI